One stretch of Vulgatibacter sp. DNA includes these proteins:
- a CDS encoding competence/damage-inducible protein A, with product MAGRSGAAAIVIGDEILSGKIRDSNGPYLIDKLRGVGMPLGRILTVGDDLDEIAWAINSCRGTFRPLFTSGGIGPTHDDLTVAGVARALGREVIRHPEIEAAIRSHYGDAMKEEALRLANVPEGAVLVRSPRSWYPVIAVEEIFLLPGVPELFRMHVDGLVERYRGDPFYLRCVYLGVGETEVAAVLDRIAREHPAVALGSYPRLDDADHRVKLTLEAQVEAPVEAALAALLALLPVEIVLRIE from the coding sequence ATGGCGGGGAGGAGCGGCGCTGCGGCCATCGTGATCGGAGACGAGATCCTCTCCGGCAAGATCCGCGACAGCAACGGTCCCTACCTGATCGACAAGCTCCGTGGCGTGGGGATGCCGCTCGGCCGCATCCTCACCGTGGGCGACGATCTCGACGAGATCGCCTGGGCGATCAACAGCTGCCGGGGCACCTTCCGTCCGCTCTTCACCTCCGGGGGGATCGGCCCCACCCACGACGACCTCACCGTCGCCGGGGTGGCCCGGGCCCTCGGCCGCGAGGTGATCCGCCACCCGGAGATCGAGGCGGCGATCCGCTCCCACTACGGCGACGCGATGAAGGAGGAGGCCCTGCGCCTCGCCAACGTGCCCGAGGGCGCGGTCCTCGTCCGCTCGCCGCGGAGCTGGTACCCGGTGATCGCGGTGGAGGAGATCTTCCTGCTCCCCGGCGTGCCCGAGCTCTTTCGCATGCACGTGGACGGGCTGGTGGAACGCTACCGCGGCGATCCCTTCTACCTGCGCTGCGTCTACCTCGGGGTCGGGGAGACGGAGGTTGCCGCGGTGCTCGATCGGATCGCCCGCGAGCACCCCGCCGTCGCCCTCGGCTCCTACCCGCGCCTCGACGACGCCGACCACCGGGTGAAGCTCACCCTGGAGGCGCAGGTGGAGGCGCCGGTGGAGGCGGCCCTCGCCGCGCTCCTCGCCCTCCTGCCCGTCGAGATCGTGCTCCGGATCGAGTAG